In Rhodothermales bacterium, the genomic window TATAGCGATAGCGATCCGTGCGCAGCGCCGCGCCCCCGTTTGTGATGATGTAGGCCTCGCCACCCCCGTGACTGCCCGGTGCCTGAAGTGCGTGCGAGAAGTCCCGCCCCTGCACCGTTTCCGAAGCGTCCAGCCCGGCAGCCGCCGCAATAGTCGCATACAGGTCGATAAGTTCTGTGATTCCCTCCGCGCGCCCCTGGCCAACGGCCGGGCCAGCCACAATCAGCGGCACGCGCGTCGCGTCTTCCCACAGCGAGAGTTTCTGCCAGGCGCTGTGCTCTCCCAGGTTGAATCCGTGATCAGAGACAAAGACGATGAGCGTATTGCCGGCCTGACCGGACTGCTCCAGCGCACGGAGAATGCGGCCCACCTGCTCGTCCATGAATGACACGCTGGCATGGTAGGCGGCGACGGCCTTGCGCTGTTCGGGCTCGCTCATTCGGTAGCGCCGGGCGTTGCTCATGCGCTGCGCCTGGGTTGGCACGTCCCTGAGGTCGCCGGCGGGAACGTGCGGCAGCGGCGCGTCCGCGTCGGGATGCATGCGGGCGTGCCGCTCCGGGTAGATCAGCGGCACATGCGGTCGCACCAACCCGACGGCCAGGAAGAAGGGCGCGTCCGGCTTTAGCCGCGTACGGTTCGTGGCACCGTCCGGAATGCGGCCCGTGCGGCTCTGGATGATCGCGATGGCCTGGTTCGCGGCCAGCACATCTGCCTGTGTGGATTCGTCGCCGTCCGGCAGCACCATCCGGGCAAAGTTGCTGCCGTAGTGCGGGCCTCTGGAGAGAGTCTCGAGCGTGCCCGGCGTGAGCGTCTCGGGAGCGGTCAGATTGACTGCAAAGTCCCAGGCGTCGGGGTCGTCCGATCCGCTTTCCCCGCGCTCGATCCCGCCCGGCACGCCCATATGCCAGATTTTGGAGACGCGCGCGGTGTAATAGCCTTCGTCGCGGAATAACTGAGGGAGCGATGGGTGCTCTACCAGCCCCGGCGTGGTCTTGTGGTTGGCGTTCTCGAATCCGTTCGTCGTCACGCCGATGGACTCCGGATACATCCCGGAGAGAATCGAGGCGCGCGAAGGACCACAAACAGGAAATTGCGCATATGCCCGGGTGAATGTCACTCCGCGTGCGGCCAGACTGTCCAGGTTCGGCGTGTGCACGGGGATGTGCGGCGGAGCGTAGGGGCCGATGCGCGTGTTGAGGTCGTCGGCGATGATCAGCAGGACATTCGGCCCCGCGGCGGAATCCGGCGCTGGAGCGGGCGCAGCAAGCACGAACCCTGCTGTAAGTACAAACGCTACGAGTCTAACGCTTCTCATGGGCTGACAGACGACGCGCTGCCCATCGCACGTATTCGGCCATGCCAGCGATCACTTCTCACGGACCTGCACCGGTGCCGCGGGCTTCCGAAAAGCCTGCGCCACAGCGGCTATGAGCATCCCGAAGCAGCTTGCCGCCAACGCGTCCACAGGGGTTGAATCGTCAGATCCGTCCCAGACGGCCAATGCCCAAAAAGCAATGCCACAGTAGACCACAAAGTAGAGCACCGCGACGATGTCGGTGAACGCCCGATCGGCACGCCTCCAGGCAGCCCGTTCCACAGCTACGCCCACCAGTCCTGCCACGGCAGCGCCAACCGCCCCGGTGGCCGCC contains:
- a CDS encoding sulfatase — protein: MRSVRLVAFVLTAGFVLAAPAPAPDSAAGPNVLLIIADDLNTRIGPYAPPHIPVHTPNLDSLAARGVTFTRAYAQFPVCGPSRASILSGMYPESIGVTTNGFENANHKTTPGLVEHPSLPQLFRDEGYYTARVSKIWHMGVPGGIERGESGSDDPDAWDFAVNLTAPETLTPGTLETLSRGPHYGSNFARMVLPDGDESTQADVLAANQAIAIIQSRTGRIPDGATNRTRLKPDAPFFLAVGLVRPHVPLIYPERHARMHPDADAPLPHVPAGDLRDVPTQAQRMSNARRYRMSEPEQRKAVAAYHASVSFMDEQVGRILRALEQSGQAGNTLIVFVSDHGFNLGEHSAWQKLSLWEDATRVPLIVAGPAVGQGRAEGITELIDLYATIAAAAGLDASETVQGRDFSHALQAPGSHGGGEAYIITNGGAALRTDRYRYSRWGDAPGAENEELYDHFNDPGEFTNLARHPAAQATLDSLRTRFDAKRAAVRAHGARYGVR